A single Thermaerobacter sp. FW80 DNA region contains:
- a CDS encoding holo-ACP synthase gives MIVGTGIDIVQVERIEAILRRRGWRWAERVFSPDELAAAGAGPHRARRLAARWAAKEAFAKALGTGLRGLRWRDIRVRQDEGGRPWLEVAGRASALARAAGVQRIHLSLSHDGQWAVAQVILEGTGPGEGRP, from the coding sequence GTGATCGTCGGGACCGGGATCGACATCGTGCAGGTGGAGCGCATCGAAGCCATCTTGCGCCGCCGGGGGTGGCGCTGGGCGGAGCGGGTCTTCTCTCCGGACGAACTGGCCGCCGCCGGCGCCGGGCCCCACCGGGCCCGGCGCCTGGCGGCCCGCTGGGCGGCCAAGGAGGCCTTCGCCAAGGCCTTGGGCACGGGCCTGCGGGGGCTGCGCTGGCGGGACATCCGGGTCCGCCAGGACGAGGGGGGCCGGCCGTGGCTGGAGGTCGCGGGCCGGGCGTCCGCGCTGGCCCGGGCGGCGGGCGTCCAGCGCATCCACCTCAGTCTGTCCCACGACGGCCAGTGGGCGGTGGCCCAGGTCATCCTGGAAGGGACCGGCCCCGGGGAGGGACGGCCTTGA
- a CDS encoding bifunctional ADP-dependent NAD(P)H-hydrate dehydratase/NAD(P)H-hydrate epimerase — translation MLSAAAVRRGDRLAADAGLGGPVLMETAGRTAATLLWKVAGPFSAREPVVVLAGGGNNGGDGMVLARWVARWAGPTAVKVFLLAEPGRLRGEAAVQWSLLARSGVPAFALAGEPAPGAQQGSRQNPGTGAGAAPVAAEFPEPGAARQPAAGSAGAAGPHTEVGPQPAADRPAAAGPPAAAGAGSGVGLAVDPFLDHLEAAVARARVVVDALLGVGVRGAPRPLAARALQVVGAAGVPVFALDLPSGLDADTGEAAPVVPRATWTATFAAAKWGLVLGQGPERAGQVFVVDIGWPQETGTGVGGTGGEAEAGAPGGGTGGFPSARVLDAAGVAALLPRRPWDAHKGWAGHVVVAGGRPGQVGAAVLAGTAALQAGAGTVTLAVPAPVRTEAAVHRPEIMTWALPATAGGEWDAAAVTALAQRERERRGRVVRVIGPGLGQSPGAAACLVAWLGLDRPAARDPAEGASDDDRPADAPHGRPADGAPGTDGEPGARAPEGAAAAGSAAAGPVCRPTVLDADGLNLAALLGIDRLRERPGSFPLVLTPHPGEAARLLGWTTARVQAERPRAAVELARRAGAVAVLKGAGTLIAGPGGELYICTRGHPGMASAGMGDALAGIVGAFLAQGLEPLAAALVAVFVHALAGELAAPAEGIPVQATQLITRLPEALDRIRRGSPGSAAALGIPGVAWLRPPLEGDGAPVG, via the coding sequence GTGCTCTCCGCGGCAGCGGTGCGGCGGGGCGACCGCCTGGCCGCGGACGCCGGGCTGGGCGGTCCGGTGCTCATGGAGACGGCGGGGCGCACGGCGGCCACCCTGCTCTGGAAGGTGGCGGGCCCCTTCTCGGCCCGGGAGCCCGTGGTGGTCCTGGCCGGCGGCGGGAACAACGGCGGCGACGGGATGGTGCTGGCCCGCTGGGTGGCCCGCTGGGCGGGGCCTACCGCGGTGAAGGTCTTCCTGCTGGCGGAGCCCGGCCGGTTGCGGGGCGAGGCGGCGGTGCAATGGTCGCTGCTGGCCCGTTCGGGCGTACCGGCGTTCGCGCTGGCGGGTGAACCGGCCCCGGGCGCCCAGCAGGGATCTCGCCAGAACCCCGGGACGGGGGCCGGGGCGGCTCCGGTGGCGGCCGAGTTCCCGGAGCCCGGGGCGGCCCGCCAACCCGCGGCGGGCTCGGCCGGCGCGGCGGGTCCGCACACCGAGGTCGGGCCGCAACCCGCGGCGGACCGGCCGGCCGCGGCCGGTCCGCCGGCCGCGGCCGGTGCGGGATCCGGGGTGGGGCTGGCGGTGGACCCGTTTCTCGATCACTTGGAAGCTGCCGTCGCCCGCGCCCGGGTGGTGGTCGATGCCCTGCTGGGCGTGGGGGTGCGGGGCGCCCCGCGTCCCCTGGCCGCCCGGGCCCTTCAGGTGGTGGGAGCCGCGGGGGTGCCGGTCTTCGCCCTGGATTTGCCCTCCGGCCTCGACGCCGACACCGGGGAGGCGGCGCCGGTGGTGCCGCGCGCCACCTGGACCGCCACCTTCGCCGCGGCCAAGTGGGGTCTCGTGCTCGGCCAGGGCCCGGAACGGGCCGGGCAGGTCTTCGTGGTCGACATCGGCTGGCCGCAGGAGACCGGCACCGGCGTCGGCGGGACGGGCGGTGAGGCGGAAGCCGGCGCGCCCGGCGGCGGCACCGGAGGTTTCCCCTCCGCCCGCGTCCTCGATGCGGCCGGCGTGGCGGCCCTCCTTCCCCGGCGGCCCTGGGATGCCCACAAGGGCTGGGCGGGTCACGTCGTCGTAGCCGGCGGACGGCCGGGGCAGGTGGGAGCGGCGGTGCTGGCGGGCACGGCCGCCCTGCAGGCCGGGGCGGGCACCGTGACCCTGGCCGTGCCCGCGCCGGTGCGGACCGAGGCCGCGGTCCACCGCCCGGAGATCATGACCTGGGCCCTGCCCGCCACAGCCGGCGGCGAGTGGGACGCGGCGGCCGTCACCGCGCTGGCGCAGCGGGAACGGGAGCGGCGGGGCCGGGTGGTGCGGGTGATCGGGCCGGGCCTCGGGCAGAGCCCCGGCGCCGCCGCCTGCCTGGTCGCATGGCTCGGCCTCGACAGGCCGGCTGCGAGGGATCCGGCGGAGGGGGCGTCGGACGACGACCGCCCGGCCGATGCGCCCCACGGTCGCCCGGCCGATGGAGCCCCAGGGACCGACGGGGAGCCGGGCGCCCGCGCGCCCGAGGGCGCCGCGGCGGCCGGCTCGGCCGCGGCCGGGCCGGTTTGCCGGCCTACCGTCCTCGACGCCGACGGGCTGAACCTGGCGGCCCTCCTGGGCATCGATCGGCTGCGGGAGCGGCCGGGTTCCTTCCCTCTCGTGCTGACGCCCCACCCGGGGGAGGCCGCTCGGCTGCTGGGCTGGACCACGGCCCGGGTCCAGGCCGAGCGGCCGCGGGCCGCCGTGGAACTGGCCCGCCGGGCGGGGGCCGTCGCCGTGCTCAAGGGGGCCGGGACCCTGATCGCCGGCCCGGGCGGCGAGCTCTACATCTGCACGCGGGGTCATCCCGGCATGGCCAGCGCCGGCATGGGCGATGCCCTGGCCGGCATCGTGGGCGCCTTCCTGGCCCAGGGGCTCGAGCCGCTGGCGGCCGCCCTGGTGGCCGTGTTCGTCCACGCTCTGGCGGGCGAGCTGGCGGCGCCCGCGGAGGGCATCCCCGTGCAGGCGACGCAGCTCATCACGCGGTTGCCGGAGGCCCTCGACCGCATCCGCCGGGGGTCGCCGGGATCCGCGGCGGCGCTCGGCATCCCCGGCGTCGCATGGTTGCGGCCGCCCCTCGAGGGTGATGGCGCGCCCGTCGGCTAG
- the alr gene encoding alanine racemase translates to MEGPGRVRPMRPTWVEVDLDAIAHNVETLQRLAAPAQLMAVVKADGYGHGAVMVARTALAHGARRLAVAVVEEGVHLRQSAIACPILVMGWTPPWQYGLALRYDLELTVSSEEEARALAEAARREGRRVRVHLKVDTGMGRLGLRWDHPRLAEVAARIAGLGGLELVGVFTHLATADDPDAPLTEEQLARFGRIVATLDERGLRPLLRHAANSAALLRLPGARYDLVRPGIALYGLEPFRGAVAAFDLRPALAWKTRVALVKEVPAGTPISYGATFVTRRPSRIAVLPVGYADGLRRALSNRGQVLVGGRRVPIVGRVCMDQVMVDVTDAGPVAVGDEAVLIGRQEDEAITADEMAGWMDTIGYEVVTGIGRRVPRIYLRGGRPVAQAPLSHLL, encoded by the coding sequence GTGGAAGGGCCGGGCCGGGTGCGCCCGATGCGCCCCACCTGGGTGGAGGTGGACCTGGACGCCATCGCCCACAACGTGGAGACCCTGCAGCGGCTTGCCGCCCCCGCCCAGCTGATGGCGGTGGTCAAGGCCGACGGCTACGGCCACGGGGCGGTGATGGTCGCCCGCACCGCCCTGGCCCACGGGGCCCGGCGCCTGGCCGTGGCCGTCGTGGAGGAGGGCGTCCACCTGCGCCAGTCGGCCATCGCGTGCCCCATCCTGGTGATGGGCTGGACGCCGCCATGGCAGTACGGCCTCGCCCTCCGCTACGACCTCGAGCTGACGGTGAGCAGCGAGGAGGAGGCCCGGGCCCTGGCCGAGGCCGCCCGCCGGGAGGGCCGCAGGGTGCGGGTCCACCTCAAGGTGGACACCGGCATGGGGCGGCTCGGGCTGCGCTGGGACCACCCCCGGCTGGCGGAGGTGGCGGCCCGGATCGCGGGGCTGGGCGGGCTGGAGCTGGTGGGCGTCTTCACCCACCTGGCGACGGCGGACGACCCCGATGCCCCCCTCACCGAGGAGCAGTTGGCCCGCTTCGGCCGGATCGTCGCGACCCTGGACGAACGCGGCCTGCGCCCGCTCCTGCGGCACGCCGCCAACAGCGCGGCGCTACTGCGGCTGCCGGGGGCCCGCTACGACCTGGTCCGGCCGGGCATCGCCCTCTACGGCCTGGAGCCGTTCCGCGGCGCCGTCGCCGCCTTCGACCTCCGGCCGGCGCTGGCTTGGAAGACGCGGGTGGCCCTGGTCAAGGAGGTGCCCGCCGGCACCCCCATCAGCTACGGGGCGACCTTCGTCACCCGCCGCCCCTCGCGCATCGCCGTCCTGCCCGTGGGCTACGCCGACGGGCTCAGGCGAGCCCTCTCCAACCGCGGGCAGGTGCTGGTCGGCGGCCGACGGGTGCCCATCGTCGGCCGGGTGTGCATGGATCAGGTGATGGTCGACGTGACCGACGCGGGGCCGGTGGCGGTGGGCGACGAGGCCGTGCTCATCGGGCGGCAGGAGGACGAGGCGATCACCGCCGACGAGATGGCGGGCTGGATGGATACCATCGGGTACGAGGTGGTCACCGGCATCGGGCGGCGGGTGCCCCGCATCTACTTGCGGGGGGGCCGTCCCGTGGCGCAGGCGCCGCTGTCCCACCTGCTGTGA
- a CDS encoding DEAD/DEAH box helicase: MTVPDGSFPSQIAAAATPTGGPEAGAAGRPATEEILRRGYQEMGPLNQRLAEEWIPGELEPRRWEWGGEGG; the protein is encoded by the coding sequence GTGACGGTGCCGGACGGATCCTTCCCTTCGCAGATCGCGGCCGCCGCCACGCCGACGGGGGGGCCGGAGGCGGGCGCCGCAGGCCGGCCGGCGACGGAAGAGATCTTGCGCCGCGGCTATCAGGAGATGGGCCCCCTCAACCAGCGCCTGGCCGAGGAGTGGATCCCCGGGGAGCTGGAGCCCCGGCGCTGGGAATGGGGTGGGGAGGGCGGTTGA
- a CDS encoding type II toxin-antitoxin system PemK/MazF family toxin, which yields MEIRRGDIFFADLSPVIGSEQGGIRPVLVIQNDVGNRYSPTTIVAAITSQINKAKLPTHVELPARHYGLEKDSVVLLEQIRTIDKRRLLERVARLDAGAMRRVDVALAISLGLREV from the coding sequence GTGGAGATCCGCCGCGGCGACATCTTCTTCGCCGACCTCAGCCCCGTGATCGGGTCCGAGCAGGGCGGCATCCGTCCCGTCCTGGTGATCCAGAACGACGTGGGGAACCGCTACAGCCCGACGACCATCGTGGCGGCCATCACCTCGCAGATCAACAAGGCCAAGCTGCCGACCCACGTGGAGCTGCCCGCCCGGCACTACGGCCTGGAGAAGGACTCGGTGGTGCTGCTGGAGCAGATCCGGACCATCGACAAGCGGCGGCTCCTGGAGCGGGTGGCGCGGCTGGACGCCGGGGCGATGCGGCGGGTCGACGTGGCGCTGGCCATCAGCCTGGGGCTGCGGGAGGTCTGA
- a CDS encoding asparaginase encodes MEPELLVEVTRGGWVESRHCGHAVVVDEQGRVVAALGDPDHVTFLRSTLKPIQALAVVASGAADAFGFDDAEVALMCGSHAGEPHHVARAASMLAKLGLGPDQLACGPQPPASPAARAALVQAGAAPSRLHNNCSGKHAGMLALARHRGWPVEGYHRPDHPVQQAVRQLVADLTGLRPGGPAWREAVDGCGVVTFALPLVEVARMFRFLGRPDRLPPALTHVAPAVERIRCALVAHPAMIRGDGQFDTEVIRATGGAWIGKVGAEGVYAAALSTGHALALKVADGQERARPVAVVALLERLGLLPPGAEAVRARWHRVPVTNTRGEVVGEIRPAGRLGVVP; translated from the coding sequence ATGGAACCCGAGCTCTTGGTCGAGGTGACCCGCGGCGGCTGGGTGGAGAGCCGCCATTGCGGTCACGCCGTGGTGGTGGACGAGCAGGGGCGCGTGGTGGCGGCCCTCGGCGATCCGGACCACGTCACCTTCCTGCGCTCGACCCTCAAGCCGATCCAGGCCCTGGCGGTGGTGGCCTCTGGGGCCGCGGACGCCTTCGGCTTCGACGACGCCGAGGTGGCCCTGATGTGCGGCTCCCACGCCGGCGAGCCGCACCACGTGGCCCGCGCCGCCTCGATGTTGGCCAAGCTGGGGTTGGGACCGGACCAGCTGGCCTGCGGGCCCCAGCCGCCGGCCAGCCCGGCTGCCCGGGCGGCCCTGGTGCAGGCGGGCGCCGCGCCTTCCCGCCTGCACAACAACTGCTCCGGCAAGCACGCCGGCATGCTGGCCCTGGCGCGCCACCGGGGCTGGCCCGTGGAGGGGTACCACCGGCCGGACCACCCCGTCCAGCAGGCCGTGCGCCAGCTGGTGGCGGACCTGACGGGGCTGCGGCCGGGGGGACCGGCCTGGCGCGAGGCGGTGGACGGCTGCGGGGTGGTCACCTTCGCCCTGCCGCTGGTGGAGGTCGCCCGCATGTTCCGCTTCCTCGGCCGGCCCGACCGGTTGCCGCCCGCGCTGACCCACGTGGCGCCCGCGGTGGAGCGCATCCGGTGCGCGCTGGTGGCGCATCCCGCGATGATCCGCGGGGACGGCCAGTTCGACACCGAGGTGATCCGCGCCACCGGCGGCGCCTGGATCGGCAAGGTCGGGGCCGAGGGCGTCTACGCCGCGGCCCTGTCCACGGGTCACGCTCTGGCGCTGAAGGTCGCCGACGGGCAGGAGCGGGCGCGGCCCGTGGCGGTCGTGGCGCTGCTGGAACGCCTTGGCCTGTTGCCCCCGGGGGCGGAGGCCGTGAGGGCGCGGTGGCATCGCGTGCCGGTGACCAACACCCGCGGCGAGGTGGTGGGGGAGATCCGACCGGCAGGGCGCCTGGGCGTCGTCCCGTGA
- a CDS encoding uracil-DNA glycosylase codes for MARPEAELMRIADMATLERVVKGCTACRLRAGCRGVVFGDGNPAARIMLIGEGPGADEDRLGRPFVGRAGQLLDRILAACGFDRRRHVYIANVVKCRPPGNRTPTPDERAACLPNLRAQMRLVNPAIVVLLGSTALQALIDPAARITRWRGQWIHRDGIWYMPTYHPAALLRNPALKRDCWHDFKKVIDKYRELVDPAHVAPHHPPEAADEPAAGREPAGGAPPAPARPGGPGAHAAPAGRPGSPGGAARPEGFGGLRQAAAAAEPPASSRAAGSAARDDGAEGASAAGPGTQLTLFDPVPGGAGTAAAGDAAAAAGGAGTRAAGRGGRDRPAPGPAGGEGAAS; via the coding sequence GTGGCGCGACCGGAAGCCGAGCTGATGCGGATCGCCGACATGGCCACGCTGGAGCGGGTGGTGAAGGGCTGCACCGCCTGCCGCCTGCGGGCAGGCTGCCGCGGCGTCGTCTTCGGCGACGGCAACCCGGCGGCACGGATCATGCTGATCGGCGAGGGGCCGGGGGCCGACGAGGACCGGCTGGGCCGGCCCTTCGTGGGCCGCGCGGGGCAGCTGCTGGACCGCATCCTGGCCGCGTGCGGGTTCGACCGCCGGCGCCACGTCTACATCGCCAACGTGGTCAAGTGCCGGCCGCCCGGCAACCGCACCCCCACGCCCGACGAGCGGGCGGCCTGCCTGCCCAACCTGCGCGCCCAGATGCGCCTGGTGAACCCGGCGATCGTCGTGCTGCTGGGCTCCACCGCCCTGCAGGCGCTGATCGACCCGGCGGCGCGCATCACCCGCTGGCGCGGGCAGTGGATCCACCGCGACGGCATCTGGTACATGCCGACCTACCACCCCGCCGCGCTGCTGCGCAACCCCGCCCTGAAGCGGGACTGCTGGCACGACTTCAAAAAGGTCATCGACAAGTACCGGGAGCTGGTGGATCCGGCCCACGTGGCGCCGCACCACCCGCCGGAGGCGGCGGACGAACCGGCCGCCGGGCGGGAGCCGGCGGGTGGCGCCCCGCCGGCTCCCGCCCGGCCCGGGGGCCCGGGGGCGCACGCCGCGCCGGCCGGCCGCCCGGGATCACCGGGCGGGGCGGCCCGCCCGGAGGGGTTCGGCGGGCTGCGGCAGGCGGCCGCCGCGGCGGAGCCGCCCGCGTCGTCGCGGGCCGCCGGGTCGGCGGCCCGCGACGACGGGGCCGAGGGGGCCAGCGCCGCCGGACCCGGCACCCAGCTCACCCTGTTCGATCCGGTCCCCGGCGGCGCGGGCACGGCTGCGGCGGGGGACGCCGCGGCGGCGGCAGGGGGCGCCGGGACCCGCGCGGCGGGCCGAGGAGGCCGGGACCGCCCGGCGCCCGGGCCGGCGGGCGGGGAGGGCGCCGCATCGTGA
- the tsaE gene encoding tRNA (adenosine(37)-N6)-threonylcarbamoyltransferase complex ATPase subunit type 1 TsaE, whose protein sequence is MTGRWSAVIPSAEAMERLGAHLARALEVGDWVALTGALGAGKTTLVRGLARGLGFRGRVASPTFTLVHVYRGRIPLHHLDLYRLEGEPALQDVVDPAEMEATGAVVVEWADRAPGWVPADALWLELALQPPGPHRRVAARAAGPRGRRLLDHLARGWGGDDAARGGPEGGTADGPGGR, encoded by the coding sequence GTGACCGGCCGCTGGTCGGCGGTCATCCCCTCCGCCGAGGCCATGGAGCGGCTGGGCGCCCACCTGGCCCGTGCCCTGGAGGTGGGGGACTGGGTCGCCCTGACGGGCGCCCTGGGGGCGGGGAAGACCACCCTGGTGCGGGGGCTGGCCCGCGGCCTCGGATTCCGCGGTCGCGTGGCGAGTCCCACCTTCACCCTGGTCCACGTCTATCGCGGCCGCATCCCCCTCCACCACCTGGACCTCTACCGCCTCGAGGGGGAGCCGGCGCTGCAGGACGTGGTGGACCCGGCCGAGATGGAGGCGACGGGCGCCGTGGTGGTGGAGTGGGCCGACCGCGCGCCGGGTTGGGTTCCGGCGGACGCCCTGTGGCTGGAGCTGGCCCTGCAGCCGCCCGGCCCCCACCGGCGCGTGGCGGCCCGCGCCGCCGGCCCCCGCGGCCGACGGCTGCTGGACCACCTGGCGCGCGGCTGGGGCGGCGACGACGCGGCGCGGGGCGGCCCCGAAGGGGGGACGGCGGATGGCCCGGGCGGCCGGTAG
- the tsaB gene encoding tRNA (adenosine(37)-N6)-threonylcarbamoyltransferase complex dimerization subunit type 1 TsaB: protein MTPWILGIDTSGPRCGVALLQGERVAGVEELAAPGTNRALMPAIDRLCRRAGIGPRRLDGIAVALGPGSFTGLRIGLATAKGLAVALGRPLAGVGTLEAVASAAAGGDGGTGAMRHRLVVRRARRDEFYAAAFDPSGRRLWGPDVVAADALAAFLGPRGGHPASPPGPVGAGVPGGRPADLPEGRSSGVPPAGVGEPPSPGALDRGAAGTGWVVVVDPADGAALGLAAAVAPTAPTGGTVDATGAGRADVMVVPDPGAVPVAVARLARRRLEAGGDDPATLVPLYLPAGSTFRPYPGAAQGSPAPGRG from the coding sequence ATGACCCCATGGATCCTCGGCATCGACACCTCGGGCCCGCGGTGCGGCGTGGCCCTCCTGCAGGGCGAGCGCGTGGCGGGGGTGGAGGAGCTGGCCGCCCCGGGCACCAACCGCGCCCTGATGCCCGCCATCGACCGCCTCTGCCGCCGGGCGGGCATCGGCCCCCGCCGGCTGGACGGCATCGCCGTCGCCCTGGGGCCGGGATCCTTCACGGGGCTGCGCATCGGCCTGGCGACGGCCAAGGGCCTGGCGGTGGCCCTGGGTCGACCCCTGGCCGGGGTGGGGACGTTGGAGGCCGTCGCCTCCGCCGCCGCAGGGGGCGACGGCGGGACCGGGGCGATGCGCCACCGCCTGGTGGTCCGCCGGGCCCGGCGCGACGAATTCTATGCGGCGGCCTTCGACCCGTCCGGCCGGCGCCTCTGGGGCCCCGACGTGGTGGCGGCGGACGCCCTGGCGGCGTTCCTGGGGCCGCGGGGCGGCCATCCCGCGAGCCCGCCGGGCCCCGTCGGAGCCGGCGTCCCGGGGGGACGACCCGCCGACCTCCCGGAGGGGCGATCGTCCGGCGTCCCGCCGGCGGGGGTGGGGGAGCCCCCATCGCCCGGGGCGCTGGATCGCGGCGCCGCCGGCACGGGTTGGGTCGTGGTGGTCGACCCGGCCGATGGGGCGGCCCTCGGCCTGGCGGCCGCCGTCGCTCCGACCGCGCCGACGGGGGGCACCGTCGACGCCACCGGCGCCGGCCGCGCCGACGTCATGGTGGTGCCCGACCCCGGCGCCGTCCCCGTCGCCGTGGCGCGGCTGGCCCGGCGCCGCCTGGAGGCCGGCGGCGACGATCCCGCCACCCTGGTCCCCCTGTACCTGCCCGCCGGTTCCACCTTCCGCCCCTACCCGGGTGCCGCTCAGGGATCGCCCGCGCCGGGTCGGGGGTAG
- the rimI gene encoding ribosomal protein S18-alanine N-acetyltransferase — protein sequence MAPSDDARSQPAEIRIEPMTPGDLPGVLAIERRSFPTPWSERAFVSELRDNLYADYIVARHGDRVVGYAGMWCILDEAHVTTIAVDPEFRGRGVGDRLLTALEQRALRYGCRRMTLEVRVSNHVAQRLYRRHGFRPCGIRRGYYVDNGEDAIVMWRDRLDPPGPVATEEPGAEGARGAAAADGLEATDGVAPRGVDAASASAAGAGGAAGGSEAP from the coding sequence GTGGCGCCGTCCGACGACGCGCGAAGCCAGCCCGCCGAGATCCGCATCGAGCCGATGACGCCGGGCGATCTGCCCGGGGTCCTGGCCATCGAGCGCCGCTCCTTCCCGACGCCGTGGTCGGAGCGGGCCTTCGTCAGCGAACTGCGGGACAACCTCTACGCCGACTACATCGTCGCCCGCCACGGCGACCGCGTGGTGGGCTATGCCGGCATGTGGTGCATCCTCGACGAGGCCCACGTGACCACCATCGCCGTCGACCCGGAGTTCCGCGGCCGCGGCGTGGGCGACCGGCTGCTCACCGCCCTGGAGCAGCGGGCGCTGCGCTACGGATGCCGCCGCATGACCCTGGAGGTCCGGGTCAGCAACCACGTGGCCCAGCGCCTCTACCGGCGCCACGGCTTCCGCCCCTGCGGGATCCGGCGGGGCTACTACGTCGACAACGGCGAGGACGCCATCGTCATGTGGCGCGACCGCCTGGACCCGCCGGGCCCCGTGGCGACGGAGGAACCGGGCGCCGAAGGCGCCCGCGGTGCGGCGGCTGCGGACGGCCTCGAGGCGACCGACGGGGTGGCGCCGCGCGGCGTCGACGCCGCGTCCGCCTCCGCGGCCGGCGCCGGCGGCGCGGCGGGTGGGAGCGAGGCGCCGTGA
- the tsaD gene encoding tRNA (adenosine(37)-N6)-threonylcarbamoyltransferase complex transferase subunit TsaD, whose translation MTRPHLTLGIETSCDETSFAVVADGRRILANVILSQTREHRRYGGVVPELASRRHLTNAVPLLHEALAEAGIGLDDLDLIAVTRGPGLVGALLVGVALAKALAWALDKPLVGVHHLAGHIHANFLAGPGEEPAPAPRLPAVALVVSGGHTDLFHLQADGGLEWLGGTRDDAAGEAFDKVARELGLGYPGGPVIDRLAARGDPQAFPFPRAMLDDDSLDFSFSGLKTAVIYELERRGWRDPDRRAELEAHLPDLAAGFQQAVVDVLVAKTVRAARQVGARQIYLAGGVAANRRLRRDLAAAAAAAGLDLAYPPPVLCTDNGAMIAAAGHAAWRRGRRDGLDLDVDPDPPLDEWL comes from the coding sequence GTGACGCGGCCCCACCTCACCCTGGGCATCGAGACCAGCTGCGACGAGACCAGCTTCGCGGTGGTCGCCGACGGTCGTCGCATCCTGGCCAACGTGATCCTCAGTCAGACCCGGGAGCACCGGCGCTACGGGGGGGTGGTGCCCGAACTGGCCTCGCGGCGCCACCTGACCAATGCCGTGCCGCTGCTCCACGAAGCCCTGGCCGAGGCCGGCATCGGCCTCGACGACCTGGACCTGATCGCCGTCACCCGCGGCCCCGGCCTGGTGGGCGCCCTGCTGGTGGGCGTCGCCCTCGCCAAGGCGCTGGCGTGGGCCCTGGACAAGCCGCTGGTCGGGGTCCACCACCTGGCGGGACACATCCACGCCAACTTCCTGGCCGGTCCGGGGGAGGAACCGGCCCCCGCGCCCCGGCTGCCCGCCGTGGCGCTAGTGGTCTCGGGCGGCCACACCGACCTGTTCCACCTCCAGGCGGACGGCGGCCTGGAGTGGCTGGGCGGCACCCGCGACGACGCCGCGGGCGAGGCCTTCGACAAGGTGGCCCGGGAGCTGGGGTTGGGCTATCCCGGCGGGCCGGTGATCGACCGGCTGGCGGCCCGGGGCGACCCCCAGGCCTTCCCGTTCCCCCGCGCCATGCTGGACGACGACTCGCTGGACTTCAGCTTCAGCGGCTTGAAGACCGCCGTGATCTACGAGCTGGAGCGACGCGGCTGGCGGGACCCGGACCGCCGGGCGGAGCTGGAGGCGCACCTGCCCGACCTGGCGGCGGGCTTCCAGCAGGCGGTGGTGGACGTGCTGGTGGCCAAGACGGTGCGGGCGGCCCGGCAGGTGGGGGCAAGGCAGATCTACCTGGCCGGCGGGGTGGCGGCCAACCGGCGGCTGCGGCGGGACCTGGCGGCGGCCGCCGCCGCGGCGGGGCTCGACCTCGCCTACCCGCCCCCGGTGCTGTGCACCGACAACGGCGCCATGATCGCCGCAGCCGGCCACGCCGCGTGGCGGCGCGGCCGCCGGGACGGCCTCGACCTGGACGTCGATCCCGATCCGCCGCTGGACGAATGGCTGTAG
- a CDS encoding DapH/DapD/GlmU-related protein, with amino-acid sequence MAAVPRQQRLTRRRVAPGRNALHYWREAKSLPRVAWNFLVISLCRVLPWFGVKNFLYRRLGMKVGRDVAFGLMAMVDVFWPELIEVGDNSIIGYNTVLLAHEFLIDEYRTGPVVIGRNVMIGANCTILPGVVIGDGAVVAAHSLVNRDVPPGAVVGGVPARPLRRPGG; translated from the coding sequence ATGGCCGCGGTCCCGCGCCAGCAGCGGCTGACCCGGCGCCGGGTGGCGCCCGGGCGCAATGCCCTCCACTACTGGCGGGAGGCCAAGAGCCTGCCCCGGGTGGCGTGGAACTTCCTCGTCATCTCGCTGTGCCGCGTCTTGCCCTGGTTCGGGGTCAAGAACTTCCTCTATCGGCGGCTCGGCATGAAGGTCGGGCGGGACGTGGCCTTCGGCCTCATGGCGATGGTCGACGTCTTCTGGCCCGAGCTGATCGAGGTGGGCGACAACAGCATCATCGGCTACAACACGGTGCTGCTGGCCCACGAGTTCCTGATCGACGAGTACCGCACGGGCCCCGTGGTCATCGGGCGCAACGTGATGATCGGGGCCAACTGCACGATCCTGCCCGGCGTGGTCATCGGTGACGGCGCGGTGGTCGCCGCCCACTCCCTGGTCAACCGGGACGTGCCGCCGGGCGCCGTGGTGGGCGGCGTCCCCGCCCGACCCCTGCGCCGCCCCGGCGGCTGA